AGAAGAAGCGGGTCAGGGTAATACCAGAGATCAGGTAGTCTCCGCGAATCCACTCAACCAGGCTATCGCCAATACCGGGAATTGCTCCAAACAGGGAAACAATCACCTGGGCACCCCAGTAGGACATCTGGCCCCAAGGCAGTACGTAACCCATAAAGGCTTCTGCCATCAGGACCAGGTAGATACACATACCGAAGATCCACACCAGCTCGCGGGGCGGCTTATAAGAGCCGTACATCAAACCGCGGAACATATGCAGGTATACCACCACGAAGAAGGCAGACGCACCTGTGGAATGGAGATATCGTATCAACCAACCCCACTCCACATCACGCATGATGTACTCAACCGAGGCAAATGCCTCCTCGGCAGAGGGGTTGTAGCTCATAACGAGCCAAATACCGGTCAACAGCTGGTTGACCAGGACCAATAGGGAGAAAACGCCGAAGAAATACCACAGGTTAAAGTTTTTGGGCGCGTAGTACTTGCCCATGTGCTTATCCCAGGCCTGGTAAATGGGTAGTCTCTGATCTACCCAATCACCGAAATCTGCGAGCCATTTCATGCGGTGCCCTCCTGGTCTACGCCAATCACGATTACATCGTCGTTTTCATAGGAATAAGGCGGCACCTCCAGGTTGGTAGGCGCGGGAACACCGGTATAAACACGGCCAGCCATATCATATTTGGAACCGTGACAAGGGCAGAAGAAACCACCCATCCACTCATCGCCACCCAGGTCGGCAGCGCCCACTTCCGGGCGGTACATAGGCGCGCAGCCAAGGTGCGTACACAGACCAACCAACACCAAAAGCTTTGGCTTGATAGAGCGGTTTTCCGGATCTACATAAGTTGGCTGGATAGACTCCTCGGAGTTAGGGTCGCGCAGTAAAGGCTCGACTTTCTCCAGGTCTTGCAGTATTTCATCGGTGCGGCGCACAACATAGACCGGCTTACCTCGCCACTCTACAGTGACCATCTGGCCCGGTTCGACTTTGCTAACATTGTATTTAACCGGAGCGCCCGCAGCTTTCGCCTTGGCACTCGGCTTCCAGGAAGCGACGAAGGGAACGGCAACCCCCACCGCACCCGCACCACCAACAACTGAGGTGG
This DNA window, taken from Microbulbifer sp. VAAF005, encodes the following:
- the petA gene encoding ubiquinol-cytochrome c reductase iron-sulfur subunit, which translates into the protein MSDDGVNVGRRRFLTAATSVVGGAGAVGVAVPFVASWKPSAKAKAAGAPVKYNVSKVEPGQMVTVEWRGKPVYVVRRTDEILQDLEKVEPLLRDPNSEESIQPTYVDPENRSIKPKLLVLVGLCTHLGCAPMYRPEVGAADLGGDEWMGGFFCPCHGSKYDMAGRVYTGVPAPTNLEVPPYSYENDDVIVIGVDQEGTA